From a single Peromyscus maniculatus bairdii isolate BWxNUB_F1_BW_parent chromosome 4, HU_Pman_BW_mat_3.1, whole genome shotgun sequence genomic region:
- the LOC102912949 gene encoding olfactory receptor 4F21-like, with the protein MEGVNQSVVSEFVFLGLTNSWSIQLLLFVFSSTFYVASMMGNCLIVFTVASDPHLHSPMYFLLANLSFIDLGVSSVTSPKMIYDLFRKHKVISFRGCVTQIFFIHVIGGVEMVLLIAMAFDRYVAICKPLHYLTIMSPRMCILFLVAAWVVGLIHSLVQLAFVVDLPFCGPNVLDSFYCDLPRFIKLACIDTYQLEFMVTANSGFISVGSFIILIISYIVIIITVQKHSSSGSSKALSTLSAHISVVVLFFGPLIFFYTWPSPSTHLDKFLAIFDAVVTPFLNPVIYTFRNQEMKVAMKRVCRQLVSDRKAS; encoded by the coding sequence ATGGAAGGAGTGAATCAGTCTGTGGTGTCAGAGTTTGTGTTCCTGGGACTCACCAACTCCTGGAGTATTCAACTATTGCTCTTTGTGTTCTCCTCTACTTTTTATGTGGCAAGCATGATGGGAAACTGCCTCATTGTGTTTACTGTGGCATCTGACCCTCACTTACACTCTCCAATGTACTTTCTGTTGGCTAACCTCTCCTTCATTGACTTGGGTGTTTCTTCTGTTACTTCTCCCAAGATGATTTATGACTTATTCAGAAAACACAAAGTCATCTCCTTTAGAGGTTGTGTCACTCAGATCTTCTTCATCCATGTCATTGGTGGTGTGGAGATGGTGCTGCTCATAGCCATGGCTTTTGACAGATATGTGGCCATATGTAAGCCTCTCCATTATCTGACCATTATGAGCCCAAGGATGTGCATCTTGTTTTTAGTGGCTGCCTGGGTGGTTGGCCTTATACACTCTCTGGTTCAATTGGCTTTTGTAGTTGACTTACCTTTCTGTGGACCAAATGTGTTGGACAGCTTCTACTGTGACCTTCCTCGTTTTATCAAACTTGCCTGCATAGACACTTACCAACTGGAATTCATGGTCACAGCCAATAGTGGATTCATCTCTGTGGGCTCCTTCATCATACTGATCATTTCCTATATTGTCATCATAATCACTGTACAAAAACACTCTTCAAGTGGTTCCTCCAAAGCTCTGTCCACACTTTCAGCTCatatctctgtggtggtcttaTTCTTTGGTCCTTTGATATTCTTCTATACCTGGCCTTCTCCTTCTACACACCTGGATAAATTTCTGGCTATATTTGATGCAGTTGTTACTCCTTTTCTGAATCCTGTGATCTACACATTCAGAAATCAAGAAATGAAGGTTGCAATGAAGAGAGTATGCAGACAGCTAGTTAGTGATAGGAAAGCTTCTTAA